A portion of the Punica granatum isolate Tunisia-2019 chromosome 7, ASM765513v2, whole genome shotgun sequence genome contains these proteins:
- the LOC116212721 gene encoding LOB domain-containing protein 37-like, whose amino-acid sequence MSCNGCRVLRKGCSESCVLRTCLQWIPTPEGQGNATLFLARFFGRSDLLSLIAAVPEPQRPALFQSLLFEACGRTVNPVNGAVGLLSSGNWHICQAAVDTVLSGGALQPLPGILSSALPRDELSTSTCRGQTLLGHQFTSSSPAAQGDLNNCNLGLNSANKFSGKRRGKRSHFMENWPVKTASTLSSEVSEVATVSSGGGQETKLLNLFI is encoded by the exons ATGAGCTGCAATGGGTGCAGGGTGCTGCGGAAGGGGTGCAGCGAGAGTTGCGTGCTGAGGACGTGCCTGCAATGGATCCCGACCCCGGAGGGCCAGGGCAACGCCACCCTCTTCCTCGCCCGCTTCTTCGGCCGCAGCGACCTCCTTTCTCTCATCGCCGCCGTCCCCGAGCCCCAGCGCCCTG CTTTATTTCAGAGTTTACTGTTCGAAGCGTGCGGGAGGACGGTGAACCCAGTGAACGGAGCGGTGGGGCTACTCTCCTCCGGCAACTGGCACATCTGCCAGGCGGCGGTAGACACCGTGCTCTCCGGCGGAGCCCTCCAACCGTTGCCGGGGATCCTCTCGTCAGCCTTGCCGAGGGACGAGCTGTCCACCAGCACGTGCCGGGGGCAGACCCTTCTCGGCCACCAGTTCACATCGTCATCGCCAGCAGCCCAGGGGGACCTCAACAATTGCAACCTCGGCCTGAATTCCGCCAACAAGTTCTCCGGTAAACGGCGGGGAAAGAGGAGCCATTTCATGGAGAATTGGCCGGTCAAGACGGCGTCGACCCTCAGCTCTGAGGTGTCGGAGGTTGCGACGGTCTCGAGCGGCGGAGGCCAAGAGACCAAGCTCTTGAATTTGTTCATCTAA
- the LOC116214521 gene encoding uncharacterized protein LOC116214521 produces MKWHLVSLSVVADNAILSRLELGRPTGCILLFVDLRFASPSNHHTSWRLEVLAFLLISFRAFYQTTLLQMCREGLCIGIAGQARVWIPNNDSRGLAMARAFCDFCLKDFGLISVPDIFYRRLTEGDELIILATDGPGYGMFSRTREAVDIMASAPGRATASCPRSRGLCGSGLEAQVPQFEER; encoded by the exons ATGAAATGGCACTTAGTGTCTCTCTCAGTGGTCGCTGACAACGCTATCCTCTCGAGACTGGAACTCGGCAGGCCCACAGGGTGCATTCTGCTATTCGTCGACCTTCGCTTTGCAAGCCCTTCGAACCACCACACTTCCTGGAGACTGGAAGTGCTAGCCTTTCTCCTAATATCGTTCCGTGCCTTTTACCAGACGACTCTCCTTCAGATGTGCA GGGAGGGTCTTTGCATCGGCATTGCAGGACAAGCCCGTGTTTGGATTCCAAATAATGACTCACGAGGCTTGGCTATGGCCAGAGCTTTTTGTGACTTCTGCCTGAAGGATTTTGGGTTGATATCTGTTCCTGACATTTTCTATCGTCGACTAACGGAAGGAGACGAGCTCATCATCCTCGCAACCGATGGGCCTGG GTATGggatgttctctcgaacaaggGAAGCTGTTGACATCATGGCTTCTGCCCCTGGGAGGGCAACCGCTAGCTGCCCACGCTCTCGTGGGCTGTGCGGTTCGGGCTTGGAGGCTCAAGTACCCCAGTTCGAAGAACGATGA
- the LOC116215622 gene encoding zinc finger protein ZAT10-like: MALEALNSPTATPPPFQFMDDAAASNIHFMEPFTKRKRSRRPHQPPTEEEYLALCLIMLARGGRRAGETQTPPSDSSSPAPPQPQPQPQQLALVNRDASSNGTSSLIYKCSVCDKAFSSYQALGGHKASHRKLAGAGADEPSTSTATATTTAANAAASGSGRVHECSICHKTFPTGQALGGHKRCHYEGGAANSGATATGSVSVGSTHTAGHSQRDFDLNLPALPEFSPKFLVSGDDEVESPHPMKKARLSIPLKLEVPSDA; this comes from the coding sequence ATGGCTTTGGAAGCTCTCAACTCGCCGACCGCCACTCCCCCGCCGTTCCAATTCATGGACGACGCCGCCGCCTCCAACATCCACTTCATGGAGCCCTTCACCAAGCGGAAGCGTTCTAGGCGGCCCCACCAGCCCCCCACCGAGGAGGAGTACCTCGCTCTCTGCCTCATCATGCTCGCTCGCGGCGGCCGACGTGCTGGCGAAACGCAAACACCACCCTCTGATTCGTCCTCTCCAGCCCCGCCGCAGCCGCAGCCGCAGCCGCAGCAGCTGGCGCTGGTCAACAGGGACGCGAGCTCGAACGGTACGAGCAGTTTGATCTACAAGTGCTCTGTCTGCGACAAGGCGTTCTCCTCGTACCAGGCCCTCGGCGGCCACAAGGCCAGCCACCGCAAGCTAGCCGGCGCCGGTGCGGACGAGCCTTCCACGTCTACTGCCACAGCGACAACGACCGCCGCCAACGCCGCCGCGTCGGGTTCCGGCCGTGTCCACGAGTGCTCGATCTGCCACAAGACGTTCCCCACCGGGCAGGCCTTGGGGGGCCACAAGCGGTGCCACTACGAGGGCGGCGCCGCAAACAGCGGGGCGACCGCGACAGGTTCGGTCAGCGTGGGGTCCACTCACACAGCGGGGCACAGCCAGCGGGACTTCGACCTGAACCTGCCGGCGCTCCCGGAGTTCTCGCCGAAGTTCCTGGTCTCCGGGGACGACGAGGTGGAGAGCCCGCACCCCATGAAGAAAGCGCGCCTGTCGATTCCGTTGAAATTGGAAGTCCCGTCGGACGCATGA